In Nicotiana tabacum cultivar K326 chromosome 17, ASM71507v2, whole genome shotgun sequence, one DNA window encodes the following:
- the LOC107761884 gene encoding CBL-interacting serine/threonine-protein kinase 23-like, producing MGSRSNNGSGRTRVGRYEVGRTLGEGTFAKVKFARNVETGDNVAIKILDKEKVMKHKMIGQIKREISTMKLIRHPNVIRMYEVMASKSKIYIVLEFVTGGELFDKIASRGRLKEDEARKYFQQLINAVDYCHSRGVFHRDLKPENLLLDANGVLKVSDFGLSALPQQVREDGLLHTTCGTPNYVAPEVINNKGYDGAKADLWSCGVILFVLMAGYLPFEESNLMALYKKIHKAEFTCPPWFSSSAKKLIKRILDPNPQTRITFSEVIENEWFKKGYRPPVFEQADVSLDDVNAIFSESADSSNLVVERRDERPPAPLTMNAFELISTSQGLNLSSLFEKQMGLVKRETRFTSRCPANEIVSKIEEAAVPLGFNVRKNNYKIKLQGEKSGRKGHLSVATEIYEVAPSLYMVELRKAGGDTLEFHKFYKNLSTGLKDIVWQLGEGGEEVKDGLVAT from the exons ATGGGTTCAAGATCAAATAATGGAAGTGGGAGGACTAGAGTGGGAAGGTATGAGGTAGGGAGGACACTTGGAGAGGGTACTTTTGCAAAGGTCAAATTTGCAAGAAATGTTGAGACTGGTGATAATGTTGCCATTAAGATTCTTGATAAAGAGAAGGTCATGAAGCACAAGATGATCGGTCAG ATTAAACGGGAAATATCAACCATGAAACTTATAAGACACCCCAATGTTATCCGAATGTATGAG GTCATGGCCAGCAAGTCGAAGATATATATTGTTTTGGAATTTGTTACTGGTGGCGAACTGTTTGACAAAATT GCTAGTAGAGGTAGGCTCAAAGAAGATGAAGCAAGAAAATACTTTCAGCAACTTATAAATGCAGTTGACTACTGTCATAGTAGAGGTGTATTCCACAGAGACCTCAAG CCTGAAAACTTGTTGCTGGATGCGAATGGTGTTCTTAAAGTTTCGGATTTTGGACTGAGTGCGCTGCCTCAGCAAGTTCGC GAAGATGGACTACTACATACAACATGTGGAACACCAAATTATGTGGCTCCCGAG GTGATCAACAATAAAGGTTATGATGGAGCTAAGGCTGACCTGTGGTCATGTGGTGTAATCCTTTTTGTACTTATGGCTGGTTATTTGCCTTTTGAAGAGTCAAATCTCATGGCACTGTATAAGAAG ATACATAAAGCTGAATTTACATGTCCACCCTGGTTTTCCTCTAGTGCGAAGAAACTAATCAAAAGAATCTTGGATCCCAATCCACAGACG CGCATCACATTTTCCGAGGTCATTGAGAACGAGTGGTTCAAGAAAGGGTATCGTCCACCTGTTTTTGAACAGGCAGATGTTAGTCTTGATGATGTGAATGCTATTTTTAGTGAATCTGCT GACTCTTCGAATCTTGTTGTGGAGAGACGGGATGAACGGCCTCCTGCACCACTGACTATGAATGCTTTTGAACTTATTTCAACTTCTCAGGGTCTCAATCTCAGTTCTCTGTTTGAAAAGCAAATG GGGCTAGTCAAAAGGGAGACAAGATTTACATCGAGATGTCCTGCGAATGAAATTGTCTCAAAAATTGAAGAAGCTGCTGTACCTCTGGGCTTCAATGTGAGGAAAAATAACTACAAG ATTAAGCTTCAGGGGGAGAAGAGCGGGCGCAAAGGTCATTTATCCGTTGCAACCGAG ATTTACGAGGTGGCACCTTCACTATACATGGTTGAGCTTCGCAAGGCTGGAGGAGATACCTTGGAATTTCACAAG TTTTACAAGAACCTGTCTACCGGATTGAAAGACATTGTTTGGCAACTGGGGGAAGGAGGAGAGGAAGTAAAAGATG GTCTTGTCGCAACTTGA